One Oscillospiraceae bacterium genomic region harbors:
- a CDS encoding FAD-dependent oxidoreductase: MYDLIIVGAGPAGIFTALELLRKSCNPHKILLIEKGKPVEKRHCPKDKTGVCVNCKPTCAITTGFSGAGAFSDGKLSLSYQVGGELPDLIGEDFAQELIDYTDKIYLEFGADPKVEGVYEGPDIKDIRKRAIQAGLQLVDCPIRHLGTEKAQQLYLNIQNYLADAGVEMLFNTECENIILEESACKGVRIREKDESRDIYAKQVVIATGRRGADWLEKLCAEHNIAHKPGTVDIGVRVECRNEVMEKINQVLYEGKLIGYPAPWHNKVRTFCQNPGGFVAQENYDNDLAVVNGHSFKEKKSNNTNLAILVSHNFTEPFNQPIAYAQKVGELTNMLGAGHILVQRYGDILDGKRTWAKELARTNVRPTLKDAVAGDITAAMPYRAMVNIIEFIKMMDEVVPGFASPETLLYSPELKFYSNKVKMDTDLETNIEGLHCLGDSSGWTRGLMMASVMGVLMGRKLMEKHGF, encoded by the coding sequence ATGTATGATCTGATCATCGTAGGCGCCGGCCCTGCCGGTATTTTCACCGCGCTGGAGCTGCTGCGCAAAAGCTGCAATCCCCACAAGATCCTGCTTATCGAAAAGGGCAAGCCTGTGGAAAAGCGCCACTGCCCCAAGGATAAAACCGGTGTCTGCGTAAACTGCAAGCCGACCTGCGCCATCACCACCGGCTTTTCCGGCGCGGGCGCATTCTCGGACGGCAAGCTGTCCCTGTCCTACCAGGTCGGCGGCGAACTGCCCGACCTGATCGGTGAGGACTTCGCCCAGGAACTGATCGACTACACCGATAAGATCTACCTGGAATTCGGCGCTGATCCGAAGGTAGAGGGCGTCTACGAAGGCCCCGACATCAAGGACATCCGCAAGCGCGCTATCCAGGCGGGCCTGCAGCTGGTCGATTGCCCCATCCGCCACCTGGGCACCGAGAAGGCCCAGCAGCTCTACCTGAACATCCAGAACTATCTGGCCGACGCCGGCGTGGAGATGCTGTTCAACACCGAGTGCGAGAACATCATCCTCGAGGAATCCGCCTGCAAGGGTGTGCGCATCCGCGAGAAGGACGAATCCCGCGACATCTACGCCAAGCAGGTGGTCATCGCCACCGGCCGCCGCGGCGCCGATTGGCTGGAGAAGCTCTGCGCCGAGCACAACATTGCCCACAAGCCCGGCACCGTTGACATCGGTGTCCGCGTCGAGTGCCGCAACGAGGTCATGGAGAAGATCAACCAGGTCCTGTACGAGGGCAAGCTGATCGGCTACCCGGCCCCCTGGCACAACAAAGTGCGTACCTTCTGCCAGAACCCCGGCGGCTTTGTGGCCCAGGAAAACTACGACAACGACCTCGCTGTCGTCAACGGCCACAGCTTCAAGGAGAAGAAGAGCAACAACACAAACCTGGCCATTCTGGTCAGCCACAACTTCACCGAGCCGTTCAACCAGCCCATCGCCTACGCACAGAAAGTCGGCGAGTTGACCAACATGCTGGGTGCCGGCCACATCCTGGTGCAGCGCTACGGCGACATCCTGGACGGCAAGCGTACCTGGGCCAAGGAACTGGCCCGCACCAACGTGCGCCCGACGCTGAAGGACGCCGTGGCTGGTGACATCACCGCCGCCATGCCCTACCGCGCCATGGTCAACATCATCGAGTTCATCAAGATGATGGATGAGGTCGTGCCCGGCTTCGCCAGCCCTGAGACCCTGCTGTACAGCCCCGAGCTGAAGTTCTACTCCAACAAGGTCAAGATGGATACCGACCTGGAGACGAATATCGAGGGTCTGCACTGCCTGGGCGATTCCTCCGGCTGGACCCGCGGCCTGATGATGGCTTCCGTTATGGGCGTACTGATGGGCCGCAAGCTGATGGAAAAGCACGGCTTTTGA